In Caldicoprobacter guelmensis, the sequence ATCGGATAAAGTTGTTAAAGAAATTATACATATGCTCGAGACTGGTGCATTAAAACCAGGTGATAAACTCCCACCAGAAGTAGAATTTGCTGAGCAGTTAGGAGTAAGTAGGGGAATATTGAGGGAAGCGTTAACCATATTACAATCTCAAGGTTATATTAGTAGAAAACCAAAGGATGGTACCTATATACGTAAGTTACCTAATAAGTATTCGAGGGATGAATCTGTTCTTTCCATGTTTAAAAAAGCTACTTATAGGGATTTATTAGAGATGAGAGAATCTTTGGAACAAAAAGTAGTGGAATTGGTTATAGAAAGAGCTACAGATGATGATATTATGGCTTTAGAAAAAATGCTAATGGAAACCGAATTGACTGAAGAAAAAAGTATAGTAGTAGATCACGATTTTCATTTAAAGTTGGCTGAGTTATCTCAAAATATATTGATTATAAATTTTATTGATATTTATTATAATCTTATTCATGAGTTAGCAGAGATCAGCTTAAAAAACAATAAGCAACGAAGAATAGAAATAATAAAAGAACATATGGAAATTGTGAAAGCTATTAAAGAAAGAAATATAGAAAAAGCAAAAAAGGCTGTAATATACCATCTTAACGCAGTTAAAGAAACTATAAATACAGTTAAAGAGACGACTGATAATATTGAATCTGATTAATGTAAAAAATGCAGGGAAAAAATGATAATAGAGGATACACTATAATAGCAATAGGGGATGATATCTTGAAAGAAACAGTTAAAATATTAGCGCCATGTGGAATGCTTGGGTATGGTTATCCAATGGAGTCATTTTTAAATGGAATTGCGGAAGGACCAGAT encodes:
- a CDS encoding FadR/GntR family transcriptional regulator, whose amino-acid sequence is MEFKTLQVEKLSDKVVKEIIHMLETGALKPGDKLPPEVEFAEQLGVSRGILREALTILQSQGYISRKPKDGTYIRKLPNKYSRDESVLSMFKKATYRDLLEMRESLEQKVVELVIERATDDDIMALEKMLMETELTEEKSIVVDHDFHLKLAELSQNILIINFIDIYYNLIHELAEISLKNNKQRRIEIIKEHMEIVKAIKERNIEKAKKAVIYHLNAVKETINTVKETTDNIESD